From Arthrobacter sp. FW306-2-2C-D06B, a single genomic window includes:
- the fliQ gene encoding flagellar biosynthesis protein FliQ produces the protein MDTNAVLDICLQALILAAKLAAPALVTALVVGLAISLLQSITQLQEATLSFVPKAVAVAVALVVCGHWMITEAVSFTHELFARIPGLIGGA, from the coding sequence ATGGACACCAACGCCGTCCTGGACATCTGCCTCCAGGCCCTGATCCTCGCGGCCAAGCTCGCCGCGCCCGCCCTGGTGACCGCGCTGGTGGTGGGCCTCGCCATTTCCCTCTTGCAGTCCATCACCCAGCTTCAGGAAGCCACCCTCTCCTTCGTGCCCAAGGCAGTCGCAGTGGCCGTGGCCTTGGTGGTGTGCGGGCACTGGATGATCACCGAGGCCGTCTCCTTCACCCATGAGCTCTTTGCCCGGATACCCGGGCTGATCGGCGGAGCGTGA
- the fliP gene encoding flagellar type III secretion system pore protein FliP (The bacterial flagellar biogenesis protein FliP forms a type III secretion system (T3SS)-type pore required for flagellar assembly.) produces the protein MSTGHAAPVSPTPPTPPVVPTAPAQPSNGNVSININGLDGKPSTAVVTLIGITLLSVAPALLLMMTSFTKIFVVLAMTRNALSLPSIPPNQVLAGLALFLSLFVMWPVISEINNVGIQPYLNGTLDFNGAVSAGSAPLQHFMVAHTRQEDIALMTRAAKLENPANPQSVPLQTLIPAFMISELRAAFIIGFVIFIPFLVIDLVVSAALMSMGMMMLPPVMISLPFKILLFILVDGWGLVITALIQSYSSG, from the coding sequence ATGTCAACCGGACATGCGGCACCGGTCAGTCCGACGCCACCCACTCCGCCAGTAGTTCCCACCGCACCGGCCCAACCGTCCAACGGCAACGTCAGCATCAACATCAATGGGCTGGACGGAAAGCCGTCCACCGCGGTGGTGACCCTGATCGGGATCACCCTGCTCTCCGTCGCGCCTGCGCTGCTGCTCATGATGACCTCATTCACCAAGATCTTCGTGGTGCTGGCCATGACCCGCAACGCCCTGTCCCTCCCGTCCATCCCGCCCAACCAGGTACTGGCCGGGCTGGCGCTCTTCCTGTCCCTGTTCGTGATGTGGCCGGTGATTTCGGAGATCAACAACGTCGGCATCCAGCCCTACCTGAACGGGACGCTGGACTTCAACGGAGCCGTTTCGGCCGGGTCCGCCCCGCTCCAGCACTTCATGGTGGCCCACACCCGGCAAGAAGACATTGCCCTAATGACCCGGGCGGCCAAGCTGGAAAACCCGGCCAACCCGCAATCGGTCCCGTTGCAGACCCTGATCCCGGCGTTCATGATCTCCGAGCTCCGGGCAGCGTTCATCATCGGTTTCGTCATCTTCATCCCGTTCCTGGTGATCGACCTCGTGGTCTCGGCCGCGCTGATGTCCATGGGCATGATGATGCTTCCGCCGGTGATGATCTCGCTGCCTTTTAAGATCCTGTTGTTCATCCTGGTGGACGGCTGGGGACTCGTGATCACCGCCCTGATCCAGAGTTATTCGAGCGGCTGA
- a CDS encoding flagellar biosynthetic protein FliR, which produces MELPFNQSWLEVLLLASVRMTAFLVVAPPFSHQAIPLRIKAMLGIGLGLAVSQRLSVGYTSKDTAGFITAVVLELVTGLVLGFLVLLVFAAIQSAGSLIDLFSGFQMAQGFDPQMMINGAQFTRLMQMAALALLFASDGYQLVIGGLTGSFTALPLAGGLDMAQPVHAMISAVTGMFLSAVQIAGPLLVVLVLADIGLGLLTRVAPALNAFALGFPLKVFITLGLAGFLFLALPRLVAMLAQQAANTLMGVG; this is translated from the coding sequence GTGGAGCTGCCCTTCAACCAGTCCTGGCTTGAGGTCCTGTTGCTGGCCTCCGTCCGGATGACGGCCTTCCTCGTAGTGGCCCCGCCCTTCTCGCACCAGGCAATTCCGCTGCGCATCAAAGCGATGCTCGGCATCGGCTTGGGGCTGGCAGTTTCCCAGCGACTCTCGGTTGGCTACACGTCCAAGGACACCGCTGGCTTCATCACGGCCGTGGTCCTTGAACTCGTGACCGGCCTGGTCCTTGGCTTCCTCGTGCTGCTCGTCTTCGCGGCGATCCAATCGGCCGGGAGCCTGATTGACCTGTTCAGCGGCTTCCAGATGGCCCAGGGCTTCGATCCCCAGATGATGATCAACGGCGCCCAATTCACCCGGCTGATGCAGATGGCCGCCCTGGCCCTGCTTTTCGCCTCGGACGGCTACCAGCTCGTGATCGGGGGTCTGACCGGGAGTTTCACGGCGTTGCCGCTGGCCGGAGGACTGGACATGGCACAGCCTGTACACGCGATGATTTCCGCTGTCACCGGGATGTTCCTTTCCGCGGTCCAAATCGCCGGGCCGCTCCTGGTGGTGCTGGTACTCGCCGACATCGGGCTGGGGCTCCTCACCCGGGTGGCGCCCGCCCTGAATGCCTTCGCCTTGGGCTTCCCGCTCAAGGTCTTCATCACCTTGGGGCTCGCAGGGTTCCTGTTCCTGGCACTCCCGCGGCTCGTTGCCATGCTCGCCCAGCAAGCGGCGAACACACTGATGGGGGTGGGATGA
- a CDS encoding EscU/YscU/HrcU family type III secretion system export apparatus switch protein: MSDSQEKTEQATDKRMREVRSKGQLSRSQDLTAWLAVGSAAAMIPSTIERASNAAADQLFTVRGVIANPDPAKAVAALEAGFGSLAQVLGPLFVVVLVVVLAGSALQGGIHFKKFRAEFEHFNLVSGVKRIFGAQALWGGLKALLKTAVVGLVLYAVVQGLIPVLLTAGGLPVSGILSAAAGGIGSLIQFAVLAGLVLAAADIFVVMRRNRKKTRMSKKEIKDENKNSDGDPLIKSQRRSRQLSMSRNRMIGAIADADVVIVNPTHVAVALKYDAGKAAPRVVAKGAGVIAARIREEAEAKSVPMVQDIPLARALHSACELGQEIPVELYRAVAGVLAFVMSLKARGAARGMHRLPGVAGTMAGAPA; this comes from the coding sequence ATGTCGGATTCCCAGGAGAAAACCGAGCAAGCCACTGACAAACGGATGCGGGAAGTCCGGTCCAAGGGGCAGCTTTCCCGCTCGCAGGATCTCACCGCGTGGCTCGCCGTCGGATCCGCCGCAGCCATGATCCCGTCCACCATCGAGCGTGCCTCCAACGCTGCGGCGGACCAACTGTTCACCGTCCGGGGCGTCATCGCGAATCCCGATCCTGCCAAAGCCGTCGCAGCGCTCGAAGCCGGGTTCGGTTCCCTGGCCCAAGTGCTGGGTCCCCTGTTCGTGGTGGTCTTGGTAGTAGTGCTGGCTGGATCCGCGCTGCAGGGCGGCATCCACTTCAAGAAGTTCCGCGCTGAGTTCGAGCACTTCAACCTTGTCAGCGGCGTCAAGCGGATCTTCGGCGCCCAGGCACTGTGGGGCGGCCTGAAAGCGCTCTTGAAGACCGCCGTCGTCGGGCTTGTCCTCTACGCGGTGGTGCAGGGGCTCATCCCGGTGCTGCTCACCGCCGGGGGACTGCCGGTGTCCGGCATCCTTTCGGCAGCGGCCGGAGGCATAGGTTCGTTGATCCAGTTCGCCGTGCTGGCGGGCCTGGTCCTTGCCGCCGCGGACATCTTCGTGGTCATGCGCCGCAACCGCAAGAAGACGCGCATGTCCAAGAAGGAAATCAAGGACGAAAACAAGAACAGCGACGGCGATCCCCTCATCAAGTCCCAGCGGCGTTCGCGCCAATTGAGCATGAGCCGGAACCGCATGATCGGCGCGATCGCAGACGCCGACGTCGTGATCGTCAACCCGACGCACGTCGCCGTAGCGCTGAAGTACGACGCCGGCAAAGCGGCACCACGCGTCGTGGCCAAGGGAGCGGGCGTGATTGCCGCCCGCATCAGGGAAGAGGCGGAGGCGAAATCGGTCCCGATGGTCCAGGACATCCCGCTCGCGAGGGCACTTCACTCGGCCTGCGAACTGGGCCAGGAAATCCCTGTGGAGCTCTACCGGGCCGTGGCTGGAGTCCTGGCGTTCGTCATGTCGCTCAAGGCCAGGGGAGCGGCACGCGGAATGCACCGTTTGCCGGGCGTGGCAGGAACCATGGCCGGAGCGCCTGCGTGA